DNA sequence from the Arthrobacter sp. V1I9 genome:
GCTCGTTGAGTTCCGAGTCCTCAATCACCGGGGACCATTCGTCCAGGAGCCCGGCCAGCGTGCGCAGGAGCCGTGTTTTGCCCTGCCCCCGTTCGCCCAGCAGGACCACGTCGTGCCCTGCGATTAGGGCACGCTCGAGCTGGGGAAGGACGGTGCGGCTGAAACCGTACAGCCCCGGCCACGGATCCCGGCCGGCGGCGAGCGCGGTGAGCAGGTTGTCGCGGATTTCGTGGCGCAGGTCCTTCTGGATATGGCCGGCGGCACGCAGTTCACCAACGGTGAAAATATCGGGTCGATCACTCACCCCTCCACGGTAGACCGACGTGTGCCGTGAATCGAGGATAATTTCAGGTCGCTGCCCACAGGGTCATCAATTGCCCTACGCTTAGGCAGATGTTTGCGGCAATGCCGGAGCCGAAGGCCACCCTGTTCCAGCGGACCGTGACCAGTCGGCCTCGGTGTCGGCCATCTCCTATACCAACGGGCAGCCGCCTGCTGTACTGATGGTGAATTCGACGTCGAATCCGCTGAGCGGGCTGAGGACGCCGTGACATCCCGCGGGCTGGATGGGCACTGGGGATGAAAAGGATCCTCAGGTGCAGGCGCGGGACCTGCAGCTGGGCTAAGCCGGCGCATTCCAAGGTCTCCCGGCCCGCACCCTTCTAGTCCAGGGCGCCGGTGTCGGTGGGGGCGGCGCGGTGATCCACCCCGGCCGTCAGCTGGTCTATCCGGTCAAGGGCCGAATTAAGCTGCTGGACAGTTGTCCACAGAACTGGATGCTCTTCGCGGATCCCTTCGAGCGTGGCACCGGCGGATCGAAGCGTTGCGAGATCGAAACTGACGTTCGTGCGCGCACCAGTCACTGCCGCCCGGAGGGCGCCGAATGCGACGGTGACGTCGGCGATCAGCGCCGGGTTCCCGTGGGAAGCGAGCCAGCCAAGGTCTTCAATGGCTGCCATGGCCCGTTCGCCCAGCACGGCCGACGCCTTCGCGGCGTTCACGGACGCGTGGTGGATCGCGTCATCGCGCTCCTGCCCTGGTTCCAGGCGGAAAGCCGCGCCGAACGCCTCGGAGGCGGCAGCATCGTCGTCGGCCAGTTGAAGGGCAGCCTCGCGGAGTGCACGTGCACGCGCATGGATGTCCGTCAGCTCCCCGCCCTGGTCCTGGCTTGGTTCTGTGTAGCCGGCCACCATGGACGCCAGCGACGCGGCAATGGCGAGCATAACCCCCGTTCCTGCCCCTCCGCCCGGCGACCCCTTGGACTCTGCCAGCGCTTGCGTCCATTCCTCTACCGTTGAGCTTTGGGTTGTCACCGCTTCAGATTCAGCCATGGCTCCTATTGTGCCCCCTCATCAGTCGTTCGCTCGCGGCGCCACGGGAAGGCGCCAGGCGGCGCCCGAACGTCGGATTGGCCGCGCCTCGCTGATTCCTCGGGCGATCTTGAGCTAATTTTGGGCGTACCCAGGCCGTTTCCTGATAGTCGTTTAGCAGGATCAAGGTAACGGGGTGTGCGGAGACTAAGAGTAAGGTGACATGCCATGACACAGGATGGTCCGCCGTCAGAATTTCCTGACGGAGACGAGCTGGGCCGGGCAATGCCATCGATGGGCACCCTGGTTATCCGCACCTGGAGCGAACCGGACCAGTCGCAGCGGTTTCGCGCACGCGTGACGTACAGCCAGTCCCCCACCTCGGAGCCGAGAATCGTATACACGGTGGACCCGGAGGAAGTCCTCACGGCGGTCCGCCAATGGCTTCGTCCCCAGTCCGAGGCCCCGCGGGAAGCTTAAGGACTTTCCGTTTGGCCGGCTTTCAGGGCACAGTCCGCTGCACGGCGCCGAATTGCGGGATTCTCCTGCCACGTCGTCCAGTGGAGCAGCTCCGCTTTGTCCAGGGCGGCCAGGTCGCCGTCCAGGGCGTCACGCCGCTGCTGGGCTTCCAGCGGCAGCCCAACCTTCGCGTCCTTCGGGAGCGGAAGGATCTGGAGCTGGAGCTCCGAGTCGGGGCCGATGCCGGCGTCGTGCGTGTCAATGACCCAGGGGGAACCGTCCCAGAAGCGGTCGGCAACCAATGAGCCATCAATGAGCAGCCGGGCAACGTCGCCGGCCCACCCGATCTCCAGTTCGCTATGCCCCTCTGCGCCAAGGAAGCCCGCCGTCGCAACGTCAATCCTGTAAACCTCCGCCAGTTCCGCGATGGCGGCATCACCGGGGGCCGCCGCCCGGCCGGCCAGGGAACCGAACGAAGCAGGGACCGGCTTTGCATTGCGGATCCGTTCTGCACCGAGTGCCACCCGCACGCGTGCAGTTTCCGGCGCCGGGATGTCGACGTCCTCGAACTGGCCGGTCCCGCCCGCGTACCGCCGGACGGAAGCAGCCCCGAGCGACCTCCCGGCCAGGAGCCCATCCTCACCGGCCCAGAGCGGGTCACCTGACAGGACCAGGTCTCGTCCGCGTGGTGTCTCAAGAACCCACGCCTGGTCAGCCAGCTCAGAGGGTAAAACGAGAATATTCATGGACCCTTCCGTGGACTTCACAGTCAGGGTGGCTGGTTCTGCGGCATCGACGCCGTAGACGTTGTCACCCAGGGCAAAAGCAGGCCCTTTAACCGATGTTCCCTCGGGCAGGCACAACTGCGGCATTATTCCGGCGTCGGCGGCGAGAACCAGGGTTGGTGAGGAGGCCGGGCCCAAAAGGGTCAGCGGTGACGCCGTGGCCCAGGTAAGGCGCACTCCCGCTATCTCGAGGTTCACAGGCCAAGTGGCAATTGTTCCGGAGGGGATGGAGACGGGGTTGGCTGGGAAGGTTACCGTGTCCTCGTTGAGTGACAGGCTGAACTGGGCTGCCGCGTAGTCCGGCAGCGGGAGGTGGGGCTGGTGCCAGGTGATGAACACAAAGCCCGAATGCCCGTCCGAGCGCATCGCCCACCGGAGCGTCTCCGAGTCTTCGATACCAGCCGGCACGTCGTCCGGGAGCGTAGACGGCATCGGTGCCAGACGGTCGCCGAAGGCGGCAAGGAACGCGTGCTGCCTGCGCAGCAGGCCGAAGCTGGGAGCCAGCCTGCCGGTGGCGCCGATGGGGGCGTGGAAGTCATAGTCGATCACCGGAAGATCGTTCGGGTAGCCCGTGGCCTGGGATTCCTGGAAGCCGCCGGGAGGATTCGTGCCGCCGGCGAACATTTAATAGCCCTGCCAGCCGGAGCCGCTGCCGATCTTGTTGTTGGCCACGGCAGCCACATCCTTGCCCCGGGGCCACGGCCTGCGCTGATAAGCAGTCGCCATGCCGCCGGTCAGCTCGCAGGTGGCTGCCGGGTAGAGGGCGGACGGCGAGCGCGGCGGTGCTGCATCACTGCCGGAGAAGTGCTCGCGAAGGTCGGCGCCGATGCCGGGATCGTCCCACTGGTGGCTGAAGAAGTAGTGCTGCCGGAACGTGGGGTCCCAGGGGGCATCGGCGTCCACCCAGAATCCGTCACCGTACCCTCCGAAGACCGGCAGGACCGCCTCCTCCGGGATATCAGCCCCGCCCCAGGCAGTCGCCGTCCAGATCGGGGCGCTGAGTCCGGCCGCGCGGGCCAGTTTCTTGAGCTCGCTGATGTGTCCGGGCTGGTCGTAGAGTTCGTTTTCCAGCTGGATGCCGACGATGTTGCTGCCCGGCCCGGTCAGCCCCCGCAGTTCCCCGCCGAGGCGGATGAACCAGCGTTCCACCAGGGCGAGGTAGGCAGGGTCGTTGGTGCGGTGTTCGACGGCGGCCGCCTGCACCCAGTCCGGGAAACCGCCGTTGCGGACCTCGCCGTGGGCCCAGGGCCCGATACGCAGGACTACGTCAAGGCCAAGAGAGTCGCACAGACGAACGAAGCCGGCAACGTCGAGGTTGCCGTCAAAGCGCGCCTCACCCTCGGATCGTTCGTGGTGGATCCAGAAGACATAGCAGGCTGCTACCGTGACGCCGCCGGCCTTCATCAGCCGCAGGCGATCTTCCCAACGGCTGCGGGGCAGCCTGCTGAAGTGGATCTCGCCTGACACCGGCACCGCGGGACGGCCCGCGCATTCGATGTAGTGGGTGGTAAGCCGCCACCTGCTGTGGGGATCCTCGATGTTGCTCATGGGCGGGAGCTGCAGGCCCCGATCGTGGGGCCGGTGGGTGGCTTTCAGGAGTTCAACGCTGCCGGCCATTTCGAGGGGGCCCTGTTGCTTGAGGGTGTTGTCATCAAAGCGCATGTGTGGATTCTTTCAGCTTCGGGGGCGGTCCGGATGAAGCTGTCATGCGCGCCACTCCGACCGGATCCCCGAATACTTGTGGCCGCAGGCCTCCTGCAACAGCGTCAGCGGTCAGATGGCGGGCCGTTGAGGATAGTCGGGACGTATTCAAGCAGCTGGAGGCGACCGTCAAAAGTCCTGCTGTCCACCATCTCCAGCGAGACGTCCGGATAACCGTCGTAGATGCGCTCCCGCCCCGTCCTGCCTGTAATCACCGGGAACACGACCAGCCGGAACCTGTCCACGAGGCCGGCCGCCAGCAGCGAACGGCTGAGGCTGAGGCTGCCGAGGGTGCTCAAGGGCCTGGTGCCGGTCCGTTTCATCTCCCGCACGGCCTCCACCGCGTCACCCGCCACCAACTCCGAGTTCGCCCAAGCTAGGGGCGCCTGCAGGCTGGAGGAGAAGACGACCTTGGGCACGGCGGCCAGGCCAGTGAGGCTGGCACCCTCCTCCTTCGAAAATCCAGAGCCTTCCGCCGCGGCCTCACCGGACATGCTGGACATTAGCCGGTACGTGTTCGCGCCCATCAGGAAGGTGTACTCCTTCTTCCCTTCCCCCTCGAGCCAGGCCAGGTATTCGGGCCCCTCCAGGCCCCACCAGCCAGGCCATCCCTCGGCCGAGGCGTACCCGTCAAGGGAAATAATGAGGTCAACCATAAGTTCAGCCGATGACGCCTCTGAAGAGTTTGCGCCCATGACCGTCTCCTTTGATGGCAGGTGCCGGCAATGCTATCCCCGCGGGGATATGACCTACAAGGGACCGGAGGGCGGTTGCAGCGCTCGGCGCTCCCGGCGCTCTGGTCGAGATCAGCGCTGGTGCCGCCGTGTTCCAATATGCAAGGACCTGAATCCGCCTGGTCAAAGCGCACTGCATCCCACCCGATCATCGCGCCCCTTCCGGCCGCCGTCGAACGCCAATAGCATGGCCCGTATCGATTTACGCCCTCAACAAACGGCCACCGCTGAAGGAAGCCATGAACAGAGTCACCTGCGATCTCACCGTATCCCTCGACGGATTCCTTGCCGGCCCGAACCAGAGCCATTCCAACCCCTTGGGCGAAGGCGGGGAGGACTTGCACCGGTGGCAGTTCGAGGAACCCGAGGACAACGCCGCGGCACTGGAGGGGATTCTCTCCGCAGGTGCGTACGTCATGGGCCGCAACATGTTCGCCGGCCCGGGGGCAGGGCCCTGGGATGAGGACTGGCGCGGCTGGTGGGGCGAAGAACCTCCGTACCACGCCCCAGTCTTTGTCCTCACGCATCATCAACGCCCGCCCGTGGAGATGGAGGGCGGCACCACGTTCTATTTCGTGAACGACGGAATAGAGTCGGCACTTAACCAGGCGCGGGAAGCGGCTGCCGGCAAAGACGTCGCGATAGCTGGAGGCGCCGAGACTGCCCGCCAATTCCTCTCGGCCGGACTGATCGACGAGCTGCGGCTCCACATCGCGCCGCTCGTCCTGGGAGGAGGCGAGCGGCTGCTCGACGGCGTCGGGAACCTAAAGCTTGAGCCGACGGAAAGTGAGCGGCACCCGCCTTGTAACGCACGTCCGCTACCGGGTTATCCGCTGATACCTACCGTCCACCCTCAATTCTGCGGCTGCGCTGCTCCTGCGCCATGGGCCCGTACGGATAGACCCCGCCACGGCGATGTCCTCCACGGCCCGGAACAATTTCAGATTCGATTTCCCGGAGCAGCAGGCTGTACTGGGGTTGCAGGCTAACCGGCGGGTGCCAGCCCCGGGCGCGGGCGACATGTACGGCCTTGGTCAGCTGGCACGCCAGAAAGTTGGAGAAGCCGTAATACGCGATCTTGCCCCGGCTGACTGCGTCGTCGAGGAAGCGCAGGGTATCCTCCAACGGGCTGATGGGGTCCCGGGCATGGTTCCCAGCAAGTAGGTAGAAACGACGGCGCCGGTTCGGCCCAGGGTTCGGTATTGCGTGCTTGTCCTCGTGATCAGTTGTCGGTGGCCTGATAATTCAAGGCGGCCGCATCGCGTGTGGTGGTGCGGATCCGGTACAGGCTGGTGGTAGCGGTGATGTAAAGTTCCTGGCCATCCGGGCCGCCGAAACACAAGTTTGAGACCCTCTCGGGCACGGCCACGATGCCCAGGAGTTCGAAGGACGGTGAATAGACCCGGACGGCGGGGCCGGCAGAGGTCCAGATCCTGCCTTGGACGTCTACCCTCAAGCCGTCAGCAGCACAGCCTTCTTCAAGCTTAAGAACTGTTCCGCGGGAGTCGCACGCGCCGTCGCGCACATCGTAGGCGGCAATCCTCAACGGCACACCGCGACCGGGACCGGCCGTGTCAGCGACGTAAAGGACCGACTCATCCGGTGCGAAAGCGAGGCCGTTCGGGTAGACGAGGTCGGTGATCACCGGAGTGAGGGTTCCCGATGCAGGCTCGAACCGGAAAACGTAACAGCCGCCGTACTCCTGCTCTCCCTCGTTCCCTTCCTTCGTGCCGGGAAGGATCCCGTACGGCGGGTCGGTGAACCAGATGCTCGAGTCCCGGGCAATCACGACGTCGTTAGGTGAGTTCAGCCGGCGGCCCTGGAAGGAATCAACCAGTCCTGTCACTGTTCCCTGGCGGTCGCGTTCAACCCGGCGGCGTCCGTGGCTGCACTGCACAACACTGCCATCGCCGTCGAGGGTCCGGCCGTTGGTAAATTGAACCCCGACTGCGTATTCCCCGGTTTTCCCCGTGGCCGGGTCGAACTCGAGAATACGGTCATTTGGGATATCGCTCCAGCGCACAGTCTGCGACGACGGGACCCACACGGGGCCCTCAGCCCATATCGACCCCGTAAACAGACGCTCCAACCGGCCAGTGGTCAGTTCAACACCCATTGGAACCCCTTCTGTTGTCCCTGCCGCTGATCACGAAACGCCCGCGGCGGCCGCGCCCAGGTCCGCAGGCATCACGGGAAACGATAGCGCGAAAGGATCCACAACCACGGCAGGGATGGGCCCTGCTCTTCCGTGGTCCTCTATTCGGGCGGGGTGTATTGGGTGTCCGAGTGCCTGTTGAGGCCTCCCTATACCCTCGTGATGGAGAGCCGCATGGGCGCGCACCGATCAGCGTGCCTGATCAGCGCGGCCTTTTCCGCTTTATCCACGGTCAGCCTCCAACGGGCCTTCACGGTGGTCCACTGTGCGATGTAGAGGCACACGTTAGCCGGCGGCAGCCACTGCTCAGGCCCGGAAGCCTGCTTGGAGGAGTTCAGCCTGCTGGTCTGGGCGCTCAACGAGCCCGCGTACCCAAGGTCGTTATAGAACGCGACCCGGCGCGCTTGCGTCCACGCCCTGGCGCCCGAACCCCATGCCTCGTGCACGGGCACCATGTGGTCGATCTGCACGGTACTTGCTGAGGTGTGCGTGCGATTATCGAACGTTGTCACCCATTTACCGTTTGCCACGGTGCAACGACGAGAAGTGGTGTACCTAGGGGCGACTTTGCTCTCGGAAATGAGAACTTCTGCGCGAGTGTTCTGGCAGTCCCTGTTCTGGTCATTCCATTGCCCGAAGTATCGGTTCCGGTCATACCCGGCGTTGTTCTCTACCGCTACGGGCAGTGCGCGGACTGCTGCGCGAAGATTAGTCACGTAGGTGGGAGTGCTGGCCTCCGCTGGTGCAGAGATGCCTGTGAAGAGCAGTCCGAAGGAGAGCGCTGTGACAAGCGCCAATCTGATTTTCAATGTGTCCCCCATGGAATGCTGGAGCGCCCTCCGTGAGCGCTGAACCGAGTTTTGCAGGGGGCACGGCCCTATTCTTCAAAAATGCGCTTAAACTGCGGAACTCTTTCGGGAATGGAGCATGATGACTATTCTTCCTTCAATTGGTGACGCAGAGCTGATGCTATCGATTCGGAGGCTTCGAAATCGACGAGTTGCGCACCCGTCTTGATAAAGAATTCCCTACCGGGCCAGCGCATCTGCATCGGAAAATCGTTTTCGGTCGATATGACCGGCAGGAAGGCTCCGGCGGCTCCTTAGGTCTACCTGCAGCGTTCGAGAATCCCGTTTATGGTGTCGTGCTCCGCCGGGGTAACCCAGAGGTCGTACTTGGCCTTGACGGCAGTTTGGCGTGCTACGTACTCACATCGAAAGGCCCTGTTCGGCGGCAGCCAAGTGGCCGCGTCCTTGTCACCTTTGGCACTGTTAGTCGGGCCATCAGCTGCCATAAGGTTCAGGGCGTCATTGGCGAGTTGCTTGCGCTGGTCGGCGCTGAGCTGCTGTGCGCCTTTCTGCCATGCGTCGCTGAGTGGAACGATGTGGTCTATCTGGACTTCCGAACTCGTATTTTGGCCGCGTACGAAGTTAATGGTCGTGCCGGTGTACTTGTCGGCCAGGGTTCCAGTGGTGACCACACAGCCGTTGGTACCCGGCTTGAACGTTTCGTTGGTCAGATCCCTGGCGAGGATGTCATTTCGGGTGTCGCACCCGTTATGGTCCGTGTCCGACCACGCCGGTCCAAACTCGTCCCGGGTGTAGCCAGTCTTAGGCGCGCGTCCCTTCACCGGGATGCTCTCCAATTGGACGAGGGCGTTGGCGGCGCCACTGCTAGCACCGGCAGCGATGCTTGTTGGACGCTCAATGACCTCAAGGGCGTTGGCTGCAGCATCACAACCTACCAGTGACCCAGCCATCATCAAGGCGGTCACGGCGGTCAGGATTTTGGCGGGAGAACAGGGGGTCTTCATGGTCCTAATTGTTAGAAGGGGTTGTTCCACGCTAACGTCGACTAGCGCCCGCCGCGGGCAGGCGTGTCCGTGGTGCCCGTCACACGTCCACTCCCTCTGTCGGTCCGCTTGGCTCGTCATGCTCGGGTGATTGTTACAACCGGGCAAAGAGGAGCATCGATGGCCCCGGCTCAGTTCGCGGTGGCCAGTCTGACTTTCGAGCGGGTACCGATGAGGACGTAGCCCTCCATACATGCTCAGGGATTCAGCAGGCGCTGGCTATTCAAATTCATGCAATTCGTGAGCAATTCGAGGGCAGTTGGACCGGGTCCGAAACGAAAGGTTTGCACAACGTACGCACCCTTTCTTTTGGCCCACTTTCGGCAACGGCGTCGGAAAGGCACTCGGGCCAGAGCGCTCTGGCAGCCCGCCAGCCGTGACACTTCTGACCCGCTCAACGAGGAGGGCAAGAGCCTCACTCCGCGTCAGACGTTGTGCTCCGTCCGCGAACAGACCCACGTACACCGCCATAGGCAAGCGAGCTCCCAGCAGATCAATACCGCTTGGACTCACCCTGCGTGCCGGCCTTCGCGGCGTATGCGGTGGCTTGGTCACGCACCTGCTGGATGTAGGAATCGGATTGGTTATAGGAGTAGATGGCGTCGGTCCATCCGTCCGCGGTTGTGAGGTCACGGCCGTGGGCACACAGATAAGTCGCCGCGCTGAGGGCAGCGTCGTCGATATTGAACGGGTCCGCTGTTCCATCCCCGTTCCCGTCCCGCCCTGCGAGCTGCCACGTGGAGGGGATGAACTGCATCGGTCCCACCGCATGATCCCATTGAGTGTCCCCGTCCAGGGAACCGGCGTCCGTGTCCGCGATGGCGGCAAATCCGGAACCGTTGAGAGCCGGGCCCACAATAGGGCGGCTCACCTGCCCGTCGGCAGTTAGGCCGCCGCCGCCGTAAGTCCCGTGCGCTGTTTCGACGAAACCGATGGCGGCCACGGTGTTCCAGCCAATACCGCAGGCCGGAACGGAATCATCCGCCGTGACAGCCGCGGCGACGTACGCCCTGAGCGCGCGGGCAGGGATCCCGGTCTGCCCGGCAGCCCGGTTAATCCACTGGGCATCCGGACTCCGGGTTACGTTCACGGCGGTGGTCATGCCAGTGGACAGTTTTTCAAGCTCTGCCTCGGCTCGCGGCGGCGGGGAAAAGGCACGACGGGCGCCCGCGCCGGATTGCCCCTGCGCCCAGAACGAGAATGCGGTAAAGACACAAACCGCAAACAAGGTGAATACCAAAAGGCGTCTGAGACGGAGCACCGACTAATCAAACCATCCAATTGGCGCTGACCGTGACCGAGGGCCTTCGTGGGCATTGAATGCACGCCTACGCGGTCACTGGCGCTCCTAAACTTGCGGCGTAATTTTGTCATCCGCGCCTCAGCCGTTTCCATCGGTCATGCCCCGGAACTTACCGTCTCACACGAGTTAGGTAGACTACAGCCAAAAAGAGTCTCCAGCCAAGGACAACTTATGAATCGCAAGGCCACTGCATTGGACGTCGCCAAGCTGGCCGGTGTCTCGCGTAGCGCCGTGTCGCTGGTGCTCAATGGGCGGGGTGATGGCAATGTTGCCCGCGAAAGCCAGCAGCGCATCCGGGAAGCAGCCGCGGCGCTCAGTTACTCGCCGAACAAGATTGCGCTGAGCCTGCGCAATCAGCAGTCGCGGGTCATTGGAATTGTGTCGGATCAGGTGGTTACCAGCCCGTTTGATGGCAATATCATCGCTGGTGCGGACGCTGTGGCACGGTCGCACGGCTTCGTCACCGTTGTAATGGATACGGAGCTGGACGCGTCCCGGGATGAGAGCGCCGTTGAGACCCTGCTGGACCGGCAGGTGGACGGGTTGATCTACGTGACCGTTGGCCTGCGTCCGCTGCACGTGCCGCCGAACATGGCGCGGGTCCCGTCCATCCTGGCCAACTGTTTTGATGAACGCCCCGATTGGCGCCTCCCGGCTGTCATCCCTGACGAAGTCCGGGGCGGCCGGGAGGCCGCCGAACATGTGATGGCCCTCGGTCACCGTGACATCGCATTCCTCGCCGGGGACTCGCTGACTCCCGCGGCTCCCCGGCGGATTGCGGGTTACCGTGAAGCCTTCGGTGCCATGGGGACGGAGGTGAAGGAGGACTGGGTCCTGCAGGTGGGCTGGGACATCGAGGACGGCTTCCATGGCGCGATGAAGTTGCTCGACGGCGTACACCCGGCCATGCGCCCCACCGCGATCCTATGCGCCAATGATCGCCTGGCGATCGGTGTGGTGCTGGCCTGCTACCGACTGGGCCTGGACGTTCCGCAGGATATTTCGGTCATGGGGTACGACGACGAGTTCCGCGTCGCCAAAACGATGGTCCCTGCCCTCACCACGATGGCTCTCCCGCTACGTGAGATGGGCGCGTCGGCCATGACGTCATTGCTCGCCGAGGTGGAGGCGACCTCCAACGGGAAGAACTACGACGGCGGTTTGGTTGCCAGCGGCGAGACGATGGTTCCGTGCCGGCTGGTGCTCCGGGATTCGACCGGCCCCGTCCCGGCCGGGCGCTAACACCCGGCCGGACACGCCCTCCGTTCCGTGGTCAGTCGCGGGTTGAGGGCTGCTCCAGTTCCCAGACGTCGGCCGCAACGCCGGCTGGGAGATTCAGCTGCCATTCCTCCCCCGTTGCCGGGTAGGCACGGAGGGTCGTGGCCACCGAACCGGACCTGTAGACCTCCACCAGCGAGGCGTCCACGAAAACCCTCAATTCCTCCCCCGGCTCCAAGGTCCCGCTGAATACCGTCTGGCGGCTGCCGTTCCCAACGAGCAGGAGTTCGACGGTTGAACCTTCGCCGGCAGCTTCCGCCGTCACCTTCGCTTCAGCGAACGATGGCAGCACAACTTCTCCTCCGGCT
Encoded proteins:
- a CDS encoding cyclodeaminase/cyclohydrolase family protein → MAESEAVTTQSSTVEEWTQALAESKGSPGGGAGTGVMLAIAASLASMVAGYTEPSQDQGGELTDIHARARALREAALQLADDDAAASEAFGAAFRLEPGQERDDAIHHASVNAAKASAVLGERAMAAIEDLGWLASHGNPALIADVTVAFGALRAAVTGARTNVSFDLATLRSAGATLEGIREEHPVLWTTVQQLNSALDRIDQLTAGVDHRAAPTDTGALD
- a CDS encoding beta-galactosidase, with protein sequence MRFDDNTLKQQGPLEMAGSVELLKATHRPHDRGLQLPPMSNIEDPHSRWRLTTHYIECAGRPAVPVSGEIHFSRLPRSRWEDRLRLMKAGGVTVAACYVFWIHHERSEGEARFDGNLDVAGFVRLCDSLGLDVVLRIGPWAHGEVRNGGFPDWVQAAAVEHRTNDPAYLALVERWFIRLGGELRGLTGPGSNIVGIQLENELYDQPGHISELKKLARAAGLSAPIWTATAWGGADIPEEAVLPVFGGYGDGFWVDADAPWDPTFRQHYFFSHQWDDPGIGADLREHFSGSDAAPPRSPSALYPAATCELTGGMATAYQRRPWPRGKDVAAVANNKIGSGSGWQGY
- a CDS encoding dihydrofolate reductase family protein; the encoded protein is MGANSSEASSAELMVDLIISLDGYASAEGWPGWWGLEGPEYLAWLEGEGKKEYTFLMGANTYRLMSSMSGEAAAEGSGFSKEEGASLTGLAAVPKVVFSSSLQAPLAWANSELVAGDAVEAVREMKRTGTRPLSTLGSLSLSRSLLAAGLVDRFRLVVFPVITGRTGRERIYDGYPDVSLEMVDSRTFDGRLQLLEYVPTILNGPPSDR
- a CDS encoding SMP-30/gluconolactonase/LRE family protein gives rise to the protein MGVELTTGRLERLFTGSIWAEGPVWVPSSQTVRWSDIPNDRILEFDPATGKTGEYAVGVQFTNGRTLDGDGSVVQCSHGRRRVERDRQGTVTGLVDSFQGRRLNSPNDVVIARDSSIWFTDPPYGILPGTKEGNEGEQEYGGCYVFRFEPASGTLTPVITDLVYPNGLAFAPDESVLYVADTAGPGRGVPLRIAAYDVRDGACDSRGTVLKLEEGCAADGLRVDVQGRIWTSAGPAVRVYSPSFELLGIVAVPERVSNLCFGGPDGQELYITATTSLYRIRTTTRDAAALNYQATDN
- a CDS encoding HNH endonuclease family protein translates to MKIRLALVTALSFGLLFTGISAPAEASTPTYVTNLRAAVRALPVAVENNAGYDRNRYFGQWNDQNRDCQNTRAEVLISESKVAPRYTTSRRCTVANGKWVTTFDNRTHTSASTVQIDHMVPVHEAWGSGARAWTQARRVAFYNDLGYAGSLSAQTSRLNSSKQASGPEQWLPPANVCLYIAQWTTVKARWRLTVDKAEKAALIRHADRCAPMRLSITRV
- a CDS encoding HNH endonuclease family protein, coding for MKTPCSPAKILTAVTALMMAGSLVGCDAAANALEVIERPTSIAAGASSGAANALVQLESIPVKGRAPKTGYTRDEFGPAWSDTDHNGCDTRNDILARDLTNETFKPGTNGCVVTTGTLADKYTGTTINFVRGQNTSSEVQIDHIVPLSDAWQKGAQQLSADQRKQLANDALNLMAADGPTNSAKGDKDAATWLPPNRAFRCEYVARQTAVKAKYDLWVTPAEHDTINGILERCR
- a CDS encoding lytic transglycosylase domain-containing protein, coding for MTTAVNVTRSPDAQWINRAAGQTGIPARALRAYVAAAVTADDSVPACGIGWNTVAAIGFVETAHGTYGGGGLTADGQVSRPIVGPALNGSGFAAIADTDAGSLDGDTQWDHAVGPMQFIPSTWQLAGRDGNGDGTADPFNIDDAALSAATYLCAHGRDLTTADGWTDAIYSYNQSDSYIQQVRDQATAYAAKAGTQGESKRY
- a CDS encoding LacI family DNA-binding transcriptional regulator, encoding MNRKATALDVAKLAGVSRSAVSLVLNGRGDGNVARESQQRIREAAAALSYSPNKIALSLRNQQSRVIGIVSDQVVTSPFDGNIIAGADAVARSHGFVTVVMDTELDASRDESAVETLLDRQVDGLIYVTVGLRPLHVPPNMARVPSILANCFDERPDWRLPAVIPDEVRGGREAAEHVMALGHRDIAFLAGDSLTPAAPRRIAGYREAFGAMGTEVKEDWVLQVGWDIEDGFHGAMKLLDGVHPAMRPTAILCANDRLAIGVVLACYRLGLDVPQDISVMGYDDEFRVAKTMVPALTTMALPLREMGASAMTSLLAEVEATSNGKNYDGGLVASGETMVPCRLVLRDSTGPVPAGR